From a region of the Phycisphaerales bacterium AB-hyl4 genome:
- a CDS encoding major capsid protein, whose protein sequence is MPEFLTLADLVKINDQNLADRNITDLLNRAPFLAALPADEASNGTTHKYTKEVGAPVVGFRNVNEGREQGKSADELVSIDLKILDASFAVDKALADAYRLGPDAYVGREAARHLRAAFFAAEQQMINGTGKADGDGFTGLADEIGWGHQMFVNVGGAGATADKSSVYLVRATEDMDNVVAITGREGQIDIGETVVQQLTEGTTLKKYSGYYTPIEGWAGLQVGGLRSVARIANIDDGDNKVTDDLIYQALERFPGWGQPTMIVMNRRSLRQLRESRTATNATGAPAPRPTEVEGIPILTVESISSTEATVVEPS, encoded by the coding sequence ATGCCAGAATTCCTGACGCTCGCCGACCTGGTCAAGATCAACGATCAGAACCTCGCCGACCGCAACATCACCGACCTGCTCAACCGCGCCCCGTTCCTCGCCGCCCTGCCGGCGGACGAGGCCAGCAACGGCACGACCCACAAGTACACGAAGGAAGTCGGCGCCCCGGTGGTCGGCTTCCGCAACGTGAACGAGGGCCGCGAACAGGGCAAGAGCGCCGACGAGCTCGTGTCGATCGACCTGAAGATCCTCGACGCCAGCTTCGCCGTCGACAAGGCCCTGGCCGACGCCTATCGGCTTGGCCCCGACGCGTATGTCGGCCGGGAAGCGGCTCGCCACTTGCGCGCCGCGTTCTTCGCGGCCGAGCAGCAGATGATCAACGGCACGGGCAAGGCCGACGGCGACGGCTTCACCGGCCTGGCCGACGAGATCGGCTGGGGCCACCAGATGTTCGTCAACGTCGGCGGCGCGGGCGCCACCGCAGACAAGAGCTCGGTCTACCTCGTCCGCGCCACGGAGGACATGGACAACGTCGTCGCGATCACCGGCCGTGAGGGCCAGATCGACATCGGCGAAACCGTTGTGCAGCAGCTCACTGAGGGCACGACGCTCAAGAAGTACAGTGGCTACTACACGCCGATCGAGGGCTGGGCCGGTCTGCAAGTCGGCGGGCTGCGCAGCGTCGCCCGCATCGCCAACATCGACGACGGCGACAACAAGGTCACCGACGATCTGATCTACCAGGCCCTGGAACGGTTCCCCGGCTGGGGCCAGCCGACGATGATCGTCATGAACCGACGGTCGCTGCGTCAGCTCCGCGAATCGCGCACGGCCACCAACGCCACCGGCGCCCCGGCGCCGCGGCCGACCGAGGTCGAGGGCATCCCGATCCTCACCGTCGAGAGCATCAGCTCCACGGAGGCCACGGTCGTCGAGCCGAGCTGA
- the sppA gene encoding signal peptide peptidase SppA has product MPNELMSDHPVTDSLGASPAPRVDLGGVDVPPQARLDEYYGLWAVEESRFWALFQRARNMDWGRHFAEPRARRGQTMAVVRGPRQSIGSDGVGEGPSVVVLQARGTLMKHASSLDNATSTVELRRQIRAASRDSEIGGIMIVFESPGGSVAGTPELAREIRLAAERKPVFAFVEDLAASAAYYAASQATRIYANDRTALVGSIGTVMATYDVSKLAERQGIEAVAFTTGPYKAAGMPGAPITPEQRAYFQDLVDRTQTSFSDAVVEGRGLTAEQLAAVETGQVWLADQAMELKLIDNIQSFDDSLAELMQLSAEGGAPSASARHSHRAQETRAMPETQQQTPTPGPAPAPAPNADADAPSPAAAKPDAATTPAPSPEATVDAANTDAGKAAGSGDAAEAAASRGASAEPATLAQLKEAFPNASAEFREQCQEQGFTLGQASTAYAKNLEQQLTAEREASDELRQRLGQTDRGGDEAVVFQAESSPEDARRQKMGRHMGSAAAALTGAVRISGRSNK; this is encoded by the coding sequence ATGCCAAATGAACTCATGAGCGACCACCCGGTCACCGATTCGCTCGGCGCCAGCCCGGCCCCCCGGGTCGATCTCGGCGGCGTCGATGTGCCGCCGCAGGCGCGACTGGATGAGTACTACGGCCTCTGGGCTGTGGAGGAGTCGCGATTCTGGGCGCTGTTCCAGCGCGCTCGGAACATGGACTGGGGCCGGCACTTCGCCGAGCCCCGCGCGCGGCGGGGACAGACGATGGCGGTTGTTCGCGGGCCGCGCCAGAGCATCGGCAGCGACGGGGTGGGCGAAGGGCCGAGCGTCGTGGTGCTGCAGGCCCGCGGCACGCTGATGAAGCATGCCTCCAGCCTCGACAACGCCACGTCGACGGTGGAGCTGCGCCGCCAGATCCGGGCCGCGTCCCGCGACTCGGAAATCGGCGGCATCATGATCGTCTTCGAATCGCCCGGCGGCTCCGTCGCCGGCACGCCCGAACTGGCCCGCGAGATCCGCCTCGCCGCCGAGCGCAAGCCCGTCTTCGCCTTCGTCGAGGACCTCGCCGCCTCGGCCGCGTACTACGCCGCGAGCCAGGCGACGCGGATCTACGCCAACGACCGCACCGCCCTCGTCGGCAGCATCGGCACGGTCATGGCCACGTACGACGTTTCGAAGCTCGCGGAACGTCAAGGCATTGAGGCGGTGGCCTTCACCACTGGCCCGTACAAAGCCGCCGGCATGCCCGGCGCGCCGATCACCCCCGAGCAGCGGGCTTACTTCCAGGACCTGGTCGACCGCACGCAAACCAGCTTCAGCGACGCCGTGGTCGAGGGACGCGGCCTCACCGCCGAGCAGCTCGCCGCCGTGGAGACCGGCCAGGTGTGGCTCGCTGACCAGGCGATGGAGCTGAAGCTCATCGACAACATCCAGAGCTTCGACGATTCGCTCGCGGAGCTGATGCAACTCTCTGCCGAAGGCGGAGCGCCCAGCGCCTCGGCCCGGCATTCCCACCGCGCACAGGAGACCCGCGCCATGCCCGAGACCCAACAGCAGACCCCGACCCCCGGCCCCGCCCCTGCCCCCGCCCCCAACGCTGATGCCGATGCCCCGTCGCCCGCGGCTGCGAAGCCTGACGCGGCGACAACCCCCGCGCCCTCCCCGGAGGCGACCGTGGACGCCGCGAACACCGACGCCGGCAAGGCTGCCGGCAGCGGCGACGCCGCCGAAGCCGCCGCCTCCCGGGGCGCTTCGGCCGAACCGGCCACGCTCGCGCAGCTCAAGGAGGCCTTCCCCAACGCCTCGGCCGAGTTCCGCGAGCAGTGCCAGGAGCAGGGCTTCACGCTTGGCCAGGCGTCCACCGCCTACGCGAAGAATCTCGAACAGCAGCTGACTGCGGAACGCGAGGCCAGCGACGAGCTGCGTCAGCGCCTCGGCCAGACCGATCGCGGCGGTGACGAAGCCGTCGTGTTCCAGGCCGAGTCCAGCCCGGAGGACGCCCGCCGGCAGAAGATGGGCCGACACATGGGCAGCGCCGCCGCCGCCCTGACCGGCGCCGTCCGCATCAGCGGCCGCAGCAACAAGTGA
- a CDS encoding phage portal protein, with protein MAEQQVQPTAPIGEAAGVTNLPAPSAEGYDATRETPRRKPPRTKLRSEDQTLLPKERSRLTATTRDINRNFAIVAWMVRKHLDYVASHTFQATTADDGFNRELEAWLKEWSKRENCDVAGRHRLDRQIRLAEGRRCIDGDMLVYRLATGRLQAIEGDRCRLDRHNLPRDLDPMDWTHGVRTNQAGKALAYMICNRARYGAGFEFRTILPARHVYQHAFFDRFDQVRGVSPIAAGVNTFRDAYDGIDYALVRAKVSQLFALAITTKDAEEEEDGEASEYDVAFDKGPIQLNLDPGDDAKFLESNQPSDQFRHFMQVCIAVALKSLDIPFSFYDESFTNFYGSRGGLMQYLKSCKAKRRDVQEMLDWISEWRIGLAIQDGDLRLPRGWDRRDVTWQWVPDGVPWWDPAKEARGHAMSVAAGFDTFEHVVRETGGGTGDIYENLRANAKVLAFAKELGVPLVLPGAAAFNPPPAVGSNDEESEGSDAK; from the coding sequence ATGGCTGAACAGCAAGTCCAACCCACCGCCCCCATCGGCGAAGCCGCTGGCGTGACAAACCTCCCGGCCCCTTCGGCTGAGGGGTATGACGCCACGCGCGAAACGCCTCGCCGCAAGCCGCCGCGTACGAAGCTGCGCAGCGAAGATCAGACACTGCTGCCGAAAGAGCGATCGCGGCTCACCGCCACGACCCGCGACATCAACCGTAACTTCGCCATCGTCGCGTGGATGGTGCGCAAGCACCTGGACTACGTGGCGAGTCACACGTTCCAGGCCACCACGGCCGACGACGGTTTCAACCGCGAGCTGGAAGCCTGGCTCAAAGAATGGTCGAAGCGGGAGAACTGCGACGTGGCCGGTCGTCACCGGCTCGATCGACAGATCCGCCTGGCTGAGGGTCGGCGCTGCATCGACGGCGACATGCTGGTGTATCGCCTGGCCACCGGCCGTCTGCAGGCGATCGAGGGCGACCGCTGCCGACTCGACCGCCACAACCTGCCGCGCGACCTGGATCCGATGGACTGGACGCACGGCGTGCGGACCAACCAGGCCGGCAAAGCGTTGGCCTACATGATCTGCAACCGGGCCCGGTACGGCGCGGGCTTCGAGTTCCGAACGATTCTCCCGGCCCGGCACGTGTACCAGCATGCCTTCTTCGATCGCTTCGACCAGGTCCGCGGTGTGAGCCCGATCGCGGCTGGTGTGAACACGTTCCGCGACGCGTACGACGGCATCGACTATGCCCTCGTTCGCGCGAAGGTTTCCCAGCTGTTCGCCCTGGCGATCACGACCAAGGACGCGGAGGAGGAAGAGGACGGTGAGGCCAGCGAGTACGACGTGGCGTTCGACAAGGGACCGATCCAGCTGAACCTCGATCCCGGCGACGATGCGAAGTTCCTGGAAAGCAATCAACCTTCGGACCAGTTCCGCCACTTCATGCAGGTCTGCATCGCCGTCGCGCTGAAGTCGCTGGACATCCCGTTTTCGTTTTACGACGAGAGCTTCACCAACTTCTACGGCAGCCGCGGCGGGCTGATGCAGTACTTGAAATCCTGCAAGGCCAAGCGCCGCGACGTGCAGGAGATGCTCGACTGGATCAGCGAGTGGCGCATCGGCCTGGCGATCCAGGACGGTGACCTTCGCCTGCCGCGTGGCTGGGATCGCCGCGACGTGACCTGGCAATGGGTGCCGGATGGCGTCCCCTGGTGGGATCCGGCCAAGGAGGCCCGCGGGCACGCGATGAGCGTCGCCGCGGGCTTCGACACGTTCGAGCACGTCGTCCGCGAGACCGGCGGCGGCACAGGCGACATCTACGAAAACCTGCGGGCGAACGCCAAGGTGCTCGCGTTCGCCAAGGAGCTCGGTGTGCCGCTGGTGCTGCCGGGCGCCGCCGCGTTCAACCCGCCGCCCGCCGTCGGCAGCAACGATGAGGAAAGCGAGGGGTCTGATGCCAAATGA
- a CDS encoding terminase gpA endonuclease subunit — protein sequence MAKRKKANSKKKASDSPPEPPPTNSSYERHRERSAGRQAEQSRAGRDIGELPPIENPKRREAAGGDFKLFCQTYAPHVFCLAWADPHDQAAERGEAVVRRGGLFALAMPRGWGKTSLCMWAVLFAVLYGLRRFPVYVGAAGDEARLRLEEIKVELETNDLLLADFPEVCFPIRALEGIVQRGKGQTCQGKRTHIGWKGRRIVLPTIAGSPASGAVIESRGITGAIRGMRHTTPDGQVLRPDLAVVDDPQDDESAESPSQVAKRLRTINGSILGLAGPTRRIAAFLPCTVIQPGDLADQVLNRQLNPHWNGQRTQALSKLPSDDKLWAEYAEVRAAGYREGDDGAAGNAFYLEHREKLELGAEVVWPANVKEGDVAALQSLMNLKIDDERSFWAEQQQQPMSLEQASEDKLDADAIAAKIIGVKRDVAPNELTRLVSFIDPSSKLLWWIVCAFGDGFAGHVMAYGAWPDQGLPYFTKSDAKKTLARAKPGAGRPAQVLHALENLSEQLLAREWQNESGQPLRIEKCLVDANWGEATTLIYQFCRQSPHASILTPSHGRYLGPGDAPIGDWKKQPGDRIGHHWRERPSKNHAKRFVTYDTNRWKTAVADGLRVPRGDVGGITLYQASRERHRLVIDHLLSESPVPVESKGTQLTIWKQPPNKDNDLLDGLVGCCVGASMLGIEAVGHKPAPKKKSRRRRGVSYL from the coding sequence ATGGCCAAGCGTAAGAAAGCCAACTCGAAGAAGAAGGCGAGCGATTCGCCGCCAGAGCCACCGCCGACGAACTCGAGCTACGAGCGCCACCGCGAGCGGTCGGCCGGCCGGCAGGCCGAGCAGTCCCGCGCCGGCCGCGACATCGGCGAGCTGCCACCAATCGAGAATCCGAAGCGGCGCGAGGCCGCGGGCGGTGACTTCAAGCTCTTCTGTCAGACCTACGCCCCGCACGTCTTCTGCCTGGCGTGGGCGGATCCGCACGACCAGGCGGCGGAGCGGGGCGAGGCCGTCGTCCGGCGCGGCGGGCTGTTCGCGCTGGCGATGCCGCGCGGCTGGGGCAAAACGAGCCTGTGCATGTGGGCGGTGCTGTTCGCCGTGCTCTACGGCTTGCGCCGCTTTCCCGTCTACGTCGGCGCCGCCGGCGACGAGGCACGCCTCCGCCTGGAAGAGATCAAGGTCGAACTGGAAACCAACGATCTGCTGCTGGCCGACTTCCCCGAGGTCTGCTTCCCGATCCGCGCCCTGGAAGGGATCGTCCAGCGCGGCAAGGGCCAGACCTGCCAGGGCAAGCGTACGCACATCGGCTGGAAGGGACGCCGCATCGTCCTGCCCACCATCGCCGGCTCGCCGGCCAGCGGCGCGGTGATCGAGTCGCGCGGCATCACCGGCGCGATCCGAGGCATGCGCCACACGACGCCCGATGGCCAAGTGCTGCGGCCGGATCTGGCCGTCGTCGACGACCCGCAGGATGACGAGTCGGCCGAGTCGCCCAGCCAGGTGGCCAAGCGGCTGCGCACCATCAACGGCTCCATCCTCGGCCTCGCCGGGCCCACGCGCCGCATCGCGGCATTTCTCCCGTGCACCGTGATCCAGCCCGGCGACCTGGCCGACCAGGTGCTCAACCGCCAGCTCAATCCGCACTGGAACGGCCAGCGCACGCAGGCGCTGTCGAAGCTCCCCAGCGATGACAAGCTGTGGGCCGAGTATGCCGAGGTCCGGGCGGCGGGTTACCGCGAGGGCGACGACGGGGCCGCGGGAAATGCTTTCTATCTGGAGCATCGCGAAAAGCTCGAGCTCGGCGCTGAGGTGGTCTGGCCGGCGAACGTCAAGGAGGGCGACGTCGCCGCGCTGCAGAGCCTCATGAACCTGAAGATCGATGACGAGCGAAGCTTCTGGGCCGAGCAGCAGCAGCAACCGATGAGCCTGGAGCAGGCCTCGGAGGACAAGCTCGACGCCGACGCGATCGCCGCCAAGATTATCGGCGTCAAGCGCGACGTCGCGCCGAACGAGCTGACCCGCCTTGTCTCGTTCATCGATCCGAGCAGCAAACTGCTATGGTGGATTGTCTGTGCATTCGGCGACGGCTTCGCCGGCCACGTCATGGCCTACGGGGCGTGGCCGGACCAGGGGCTGCCCTACTTCACGAAGTCCGACGCGAAGAAGACGCTGGCCCGGGCCAAGCCCGGCGCCGGTCGGCCGGCGCAGGTCCTGCACGCTCTGGAAAACCTGTCGGAGCAGCTGCTCGCGCGCGAGTGGCAGAACGAGTCGGGGCAGCCGCTGCGGATCGAGAAATGCCTGGTCGACGCCAACTGGGGCGAGGCGACCACGCTGATTTACCAGTTCTGCCGCCAGAGCCCCCACGCCAGCATCCTCACGCCCAGCCACGGCCGGTACCTCGGCCCCGGCGACGCGCCGATCGGCGACTGGAAGAAACAGCCCGGCGATCGCATCGGCCACCACTGGCGTGAACGTCCCTCGAAAAACCACGCCAAGCGGTTCGTCACCTACGACACCAACCGCTGGAAGACGGCCGTGGCCGATGGGCTCCGCGTGCCGCGCGGCGACGTCGGCGGCATCACGCTCTACCAGGCCAGCCGGGAGCGGCATCGCCTGGTGATCGATCACCTGCTAAGTGAATCGCCCGTGCCGGTTGAGAGCAAGGGCACGCAGCTGACGATCTGGAAGCAGCCGCCGAACAAGGACAACGACCTGCTCGACGGCTTGGTCGGCTGCTGCGTCGGCGCGAGCATGCTCGGCATCGAGGCGGTGGGTCACAAGCCCGCCCCGAAAAAGAAGTCGCGTCGACGACGCGGCGTTTCCTACCTCTGA
- a CDS encoding M14 family zinc carboxypeptidase: MSEPTTPFEDALPADNPDWTPLAQEDVYLGELAAWSPLIAHDLDVARSFGDRPINLLRVGNPAATLGESRRAIYISGCIHGNEPAGREALFTWLREVVAQDADFLRTHHIIAVPTINPDGRANDTRGNDDSNRDLNRVWVQLDQPEIFYSCELLRDLRPLMAIDLHEFVGGGEDVAKIRGADIPDADEALRGLAEDVSGQLIDHLNSLGINADWWPSNTNPRHARNAWGLKHALPILVETNRSEGYDRRVRYEAQLECLRFLWGWYKDHWRDAQAATGNARRAKVHEGLTRDRAFAMVEGDEVFPPGRSYTISAADAVTHGARLAAHGINTAAVDDASGDVQARCDQAAQPMLPYVVDADSAYNILSATRNSDLQDDIRPHRLGRLGQ; this comes from the coding sequence ATGAGCGAACCAACGACGCCATTTGAGGACGCATTGCCAGCGGACAACCCCGACTGGACGCCGCTCGCGCAGGAGGATGTATACCTCGGCGAGTTGGCGGCGTGGTCGCCACTGATCGCGCACGATCTGGATGTGGCTCGCTCATTTGGTGATCGGCCGATCAATCTACTGCGCGTCGGCAACCCCGCGGCGACGCTCGGTGAGTCGCGACGGGCGATCTACATTTCAGGCTGTATCCACGGAAATGAACCTGCGGGCCGGGAAGCACTGTTTACCTGGCTGCGTGAAGTGGTCGCGCAAGACGCTGATTTTCTCCGAACTCATCACATCATCGCTGTGCCGACGATCAACCCCGATGGCCGTGCCAACGACACGCGAGGCAATGACGACTCCAACCGCGATCTCAACCGTGTATGGGTCCAACTCGATCAACCTGAAATCTTCTACAGCTGCGAGTTGTTGCGCGATCTGCGCCCACTGATGGCAATCGATCTGCATGAGTTCGTTGGCGGCGGCGAGGACGTTGCAAAGATCAGAGGGGCCGACATACCAGACGCCGACGAAGCGTTGCGGGGTCTGGCCGAGGATGTGTCGGGGCAACTGATCGACCATCTGAACAGCTTGGGGATCAACGCGGACTGGTGGCCGTCGAACACCAACCCGCGCCATGCTCGCAATGCTTGGGGGCTTAAGCACGCCTTACCGATCCTCGTCGAGACGAATCGGAGCGAGGGTTACGACCGTCGTGTGCGGTACGAAGCACAGTTGGAGTGTTTGCGGTTCCTGTGGGGTTGGTACAAGGATCACTGGCGGGACGCGCAAGCCGCGACCGGCAACGCCCGACGCGCGAAGGTACACGAAGGGCTGACGAGGGATCGCGCGTTTGCGATGGTCGAAGGTGATGAGGTGTTCCCGCCCGGCAGGTCATACACAATCAGCGCGGCGGATGCGGTTACGCACGGCGCCCGGCTCGCCGCGCATGGGATCAACACCGCCGCCGTCGATGACGCGTCGGGCGATGTGCAGGCGCGATGCGATCAGGCAGCGCAGCCGATGCTGCCCTACGTCGTCGATGCGGACTCGGCCTACAACATCCTTTCAGCGACTCGCAACAGTGACCTGCAAGACGACATTCGGCCGCATCGGCTCGGGAGGCTTGGGCAATGA
- a CDS encoding LamG-like jellyroll fold domain-containing protein: MSLFDAKQLVALSNLAGFMVYDPQAPGYRNGVGTFTRPNVGLVTWRGPVDPRDSNPGEFVDGVDVWIEVEHVGASFDAGALDLLTEPDIRAAWSSARRLRGAYDGLVLEVRESDANTLADVGFDNGGIDQPALLAHVGSHDGLVRRLYDQSGGGRTAAMTTDAQQPAVVDSGTAIELGSRQAIRFGATTSTRLEADAPTLIRDLAGFTVFAVARSTDASGAGRPILRVDGDGNQLFTLRTNGGDWQVGGRRVGSDAFQILTGPAVNTSEDVAIAARIDFIAGEASLWINGVEVAADANWHDGGNSADAAASDVYIGREIGITRQFIGPIGELFVIGSVLSNADMEAVQGDQMTYYEIE, from the coding sequence ATGAGTTTATTCGACGCCAAACAACTCGTAGCGCTGTCGAACCTGGCTGGCTTCATGGTCTACGACCCGCAGGCGCCCGGCTATCGCAACGGCGTTGGGACGTTCACCCGCCCCAACGTCGGGCTGGTCACCTGGCGCGGGCCAGTGGATCCGCGCGACTCTAACCCCGGTGAGTTTGTCGATGGGGTGGATGTATGGATCGAGGTTGAGCATGTCGGCGCGTCGTTTGATGCAGGCGCGCTGGACCTGCTGACCGAACCCGACATTCGTGCGGCGTGGTCATCGGCGCGTCGCTTGCGTGGCGCGTATGACGGGCTGGTCTTGGAGGTGCGTGAGAGCGACGCGAACACGCTGGCGGACGTCGGCTTTGACAATGGCGGTATTGACCAACCGGCCCTGCTTGCCCACGTCGGCAGCCATGACGGTCTGGTCCGGCGACTGTATGACCAGAGCGGTGGCGGGCGTACAGCCGCGATGACGACTGACGCGCAGCAGCCTGCCGTGGTCGATTCGGGCACCGCAATTGAGTTGGGCAGTCGTCAGGCGATTCGATTCGGAGCGACGACCAGTACGCGGCTGGAGGCGGATGCGCCGACTCTCATACGCGACCTTGCAGGCTTCACGGTCTTCGCGGTGGCCCGCTCTACCGACGCCAGCGGCGCAGGTCGTCCGATCCTGCGCGTTGACGGCGATGGCAACCAGCTTTTCACGCTGCGCACCAACGGCGGCGATTGGCAGGTCGGTGGCCGCCGGGTCGGATCGGACGCGTTCCAGATTCTGACTGGTCCTGCGGTCAACACGAGCGAAGACGTGGCGATTGCGGCGCGGATCGACTTTATCGCTGGCGAAGCGTCCCTATGGATCAACGGCGTTGAAGTGGCAGCCGACGCCAACTGGCACGATGGCGGCAACAGTGCCGATGCAGCCGCGAGCGACGTGTATATCGGTCGAGAGATCGGCATCACCCGCCAGTTCATCGGGCCGATCGGCGAGTTGTTTGTGATCGGTTCTGTGTTGAGTAACGCCGACATGGAGGCCGTGCAGGGCGACCAGATGACTTACTACGAGATCGAGTGA
- a CDS encoding helix-turn-helix domain-containing protein, producing MRDRDTSAKPIDFADAASARRVLERRAAAEHVLAMAQHMGHRERVLLEQIYRHGLSITDVARLMNVRPRTLQREVRCLLNRIADPEFGFVVAGQELLPRDVRQVARLVILEGRALRDAAKRTGLTLHRVRCHLATIRAFAEARRRQFDLAG from the coding sequence ATGCGCGACCGTGACACTTCCGCGAAACCCATCGACTTTGCCGACGCGGCGTCCGCCCGCCGCGTGCTCGAACGCCGCGCCGCCGCCGAACACGTGTTGGCGATGGCCCAGCACATGGGGCATCGCGAGCGCGTGCTGCTCGAGCAGATCTACCGCCACGGCCTGAGCATCACCGACGTCGCCCGGCTGATGAACGTTCGGCCGCGCACGCTGCAGCGCGAGGTCCGCTGCCTGCTCAACCGGATCGCCGATCCGGAGTTCGGCTTCGTCGTCGCCGGTCAGGAGTTGCTGCCCCGGGACGTTCGCCAGGTCGCCCGGCTCGTCATCCTCGAAGGCCGGGCGCTGCGCGACGCCGCGAAACGCACCGGCCTGACCCTGCATCGCGTGCGCTGCCATCTCGCCACCATCCGCGCGTTCGCCGAGGCCCGCCGTCGCCAGTTCGACCTGGCGGGATGA
- a CDS encoding putative metallopeptidase, with amino-acid sequence MPIGYDKGGPEVTRIVQEVMHAHHPCLVHAGVRVGTLMARWSSDTEAEPQPAVKWGGYPAAAVVKVLPLKQRVLGNPDALITFDERVWEDLDATEQRALVDHELEHLQVLSATGGVCYYDDVAEAVLGSPKGDDVGRPKLTCKLHDWQLGGFRSIAKRYGESALDVQAVRACKDAQSGQYYWDFFDERGRDAEHKPPRSASSSGGSRSRRTMTIAEADAADDDDASGGGTQTIEIEVYVSPEERKARAETQKLCQRIAADKLTGKEDVRTLRLLHDLIPDGKDATLTLGGGTDYEATLDAACKQRLADVLKARGEEGGDRDG; translated from the coding sequence ATGCCGATCGGCTATGACAAAGGCGGGCCCGAGGTCACGCGCATCGTGCAGGAAGTGATGCACGCGCATCACCCGTGCCTCGTGCACGCCGGCGTCCGCGTCGGCACGCTCATGGCCCGGTGGAGCAGCGATACCGAGGCCGAGCCGCAGCCGGCGGTGAAGTGGGGTGGCTATCCGGCTGCGGCCGTCGTCAAGGTGCTGCCGCTGAAACAGCGCGTGCTCGGCAACCCTGACGCGTTGATCACGTTCGATGAACGCGTGTGGGAAGACCTCGACGCCACCGAGCAGCGGGCGCTGGTTGATCACGAACTCGAACACCTGCAGGTGCTCTCGGCCACCGGCGGCGTGTGCTACTACGACGATGTTGCGGAGGCCGTGCTCGGCTCGCCCAAGGGTGACGACGTCGGCCGGCCGAAGCTCACGTGCAAGCTGCACGACTGGCAACTCGGCGGCTTCCGCTCGATCGCAAAGCGCTACGGGGAGTCGGCCCTGGACGTGCAGGCGGTGCGAGCCTGCAAGGATGCGCAGTCGGGGCAGTACTACTGGGATTTCTTCGACGAGCGGGGTCGCGACGCCGAGCACAAGCCGCCGCGGTCGGCGTCGTCATCCGGGGGATCCAGATCCCGGCGGACGATGACAATCGCCGAAGCGGACGCGGCCGACGATGACGATGCGTCCGGCGGCGGGACGCAGACGATCGAGATCGAGGTGTACGTCTCACCCGAAGAGCGGAAGGCCCGGGCGGAGACGCAGAAGCTCTGCCAACGCATCGCGGCCGACAAGCTCACGGGCAAGGAGGACGTCCGCACGCTGCGGCTGCTGCACGATCTGATTCCCGACGGCAAGGACGCGACACTCACGCTCGGCGGGGGCACCGACTACGAAGCCACACTCGACGCCGCCTGCAAGCAACGCCTGGCGGACGTGCTGAAGGCTCGCGGCGAGGAAGGCGGTGATCGTGATGGCTGA